The following are encoded together in the Arcobacter aquimarinus genome:
- a CDS encoding phosphatidylserine decarboxylase — protein MHITNLISQYFGKFAKKEFPKVIQKFINACYVKFMGLNMSEFKHSRYYKSLNDLFTRELIIKREIDETVDSIISPTDSLITECGELKEDIALQIKGMQYSVEELLTYYCTNNYEKIKNGSFMNFYLSPKDYHRYHAPCDFKLLKLIHVPGKLYPVNLKYLNKELELFVQNERVILECENNGKLFYMVFVGALNVGQMVFEFENRVETNKDTKEIKVYTYDNIEISKGDCLGYFKMGSTVVMLWERDSVQIENLLDQNVRFGQKIGNINI, from the coding sequence ATGCATATCACAAATCTAATCTCTCAATATTTCGGAAAATTTGCAAAAAAAGAATTTCCAAAAGTTATTCAAAAATTTATAAATGCTTGTTATGTAAAATTCATGGGATTAAATATGAGCGAATTTAAACATTCAAGATATTATAAATCTTTAAATGATTTATTTACAAGAGAATTGATAATAAAAAGAGAAATAGATGAAACTGTTGATAGTATAATTTCTCCAACTGATAGTTTAATAACAGAGTGTGGAGAACTAAAAGAAGATATTGCTTTACAAATAAAGGGTATGCAATATAGTGTTGAAGAGTTACTGACTTATTATTGTACAAATAATTATGAAAAGATAAAAAATGGTTCTTTTATGAATTTTTATTTATCACCAAAAGATTATCATAGGTATCATGCTCCTTGTGATTTTAAACTTTTAAAATTAATTCATGTTCCAGGAAAACTTTATCCTGTTAATTTAAAATATTTAAATAAAGAGTTAGAACTTTTTGTTCAAAATGAAAGAGTAATTTTAGAGTGTGAAAATAATGGTAAGCTTTTTTATATGGTTTTTGTTGGAGCTTTAAATGTAGGACAAATGGTCTTTGAATTTGAGAATAGAGTAGAAACAAATAAAGATACTAAAGAGATAAAAGTTTATACTTATGATAATATTGAAATTTCAAAAGGTGATTGTTTAGGATATTTTAAAATGGGTTCAACTGTAGTTATGCTTTGGGAAAGAGATAGTGTTCAAATAGAAAATTTATTAGATCAAAATGTTAGATTTGGGCAAAAAATAGGGAATATAAATATTTAA
- the mltA gene encoding murein transglycosylase A, which produces MQLIKFLILSLTLIFFITACSTKKEVVLQKEIKQIEEPKNKMEKVSFMEIEGFFEDDLNYALEVFKKDCKRSKRYELFKEVCLKAENEKDGRRFFITNFQPHKLIDSKSSDEGIITGYYEPLLYGSLTKTKKYKYPIYKIPKNLILSDDENLKDFKSRGKIVGNKIVPYDTRKQIESNPNNPNLEAIAYVDDKYDLFSLHIQGSGKIQLENGKIINVGYAQQNGWPFRGIGTYMLEKGYVSRNELSIQGMKKFFIKNPNKIDEVLNINESFIFFRVSSLGASGSLGSVLTAKRNLAVDKEFIPLGMPVFLNTKNPVTKEPINQLMVAADVGGAIKGEIRADFFWGFGKEAFEYAGRMKKKGKMYILMPKK; this is translated from the coding sequence ATGCAATTAATTAAATTTTTAATTTTATCTTTAACTTTAATATTTTTTATTACAGCTTGTTCAACGAAAAAAGAAGTTGTTTTACAAAAAGAGATTAAACAAATAGAAGAACCTAAAAACAAAATGGAAAAAGTTTCATTTATGGAAATTGAGGGTTTTTTTGAGGATGATTTAAATTATGCTTTAGAAGTTTTTAAAAAAGATTGTAAAAGATCAAAAAGATATGAACTTTTTAAAGAGGTTTGTTTAAAAGCAGAAAATGAAAAAGATGGGAGAAGATTTTTTATAACAAACTTTCAGCCACATAAATTGATTGATAGTAAATCAAGTGATGAAGGTATTATTACAGGTTATTATGAACCTTTGTTATATGGAAGTTTAACTAAAACAAAAAAATATAAATATCCCATTTATAAAATTCCAAAAAACCTTATTCTCTCAGATGATGAAAATCTAAAAGATTTCAAGTCAAGAGGAAAAATTGTTGGAAATAAAATAGTTCCTTATGATACAAGAAAACAAATTGAGTCAAACCCAAATAATCCAAATCTTGAAGCAATAGCTTATGTTGATGATAAATATGATTTATTTTCTTTACATATTCAAGGTTCGGGAAAGATTCAATTAGAAAATGGAAAAATTATAAATGTTGGTTATGCTCAACAAAATGGTTGGCCTTTTAGAGGAATTGGAACTTATATGCTGGAAAAAGGTTACGTTTCAAGAAATGAGTTGTCAATTCAAGGAATGAAAAAATTTTTTATAAAAAATCCAAATAAAATTGACGAAGTTTTAAATATAAATGAGAGTTTTATATTTTTTAGAGTTTCTTCTTTAGGAGCTTCAGGAAGTTTAGGTAGTGTATTAACTGCTAAAAGAAATTTAGCAGTTGATAAAGAGTTCATTCCTCTTGGAATGCCTGTATTTCTAAATACAAAAAATCCAGTAACTAAAGAACCCATAAATCAACTTATGGTTGCTGCTGATGTTGGTGGAGCTATAAAAGGTGAAATAAGAGCTGATTTTTTTTGGGGATTTGGGAAAGAAGCTTTTGAATATGCGGGAAGAATGAAGAAAAAAGGTAAAATGTATATTTTAATGCCTAAAAAATAG